In the Bdellovibrionales bacterium genome, GCTTATCGCTGGGCGGGAATTATTTTATCTGGCTGATCTATCCGTGTTTGCTTTTAGTGATGTACTTTAAGCGCAATCTGGCACGCAGTTTCTGGGGCCGCGCTTTTGAAGCCATTAAGTACAGCAGCATAGCCGCTGAGAGCTGCGGAGTGAGTCGGTTTTATTTCAAAATTGCGGCGTTTGTTTTATCGGCCAGTATCGCAGGGCTTGCCGGTGCACTCTTTACTCATTTAGATAACTATATTGCACCCAATACATTTAATCTCGATTTTTCGATTCTTGCGTTGATGGCGTTGATCTTTGGCGGGGTTCGCTCAACGCTGGGGAACTTTATCGGGATGTCCCTCGTGGTGATTTTACCGGATCTCTTTACGTGGTTTAAAGATTATCGCTTGATGGTGTTTGGCATATTGCTTTTGCTGGCGCTCTTCTTTTTGCCGGCGGGGATTGCGGGTCTCATTCGCTTGAAATTAGAAAAGCGCTGGCCCGGGTTTCGCACTCATTATGATTTCGAAAAACTCAAAGAGCTCGGCCAAGGCGTGCAGCTTTTTAATCAGGAAAAAGCCGAAAAAGGCAAAGAGCCTCTGAAGCTCACGGCCCTTGAAATGCGCTTCGGCGGACTCGTCGCCGTAAATAAGCTCGATCTTGTCGTCAGTCCCGGGACGATTCACGGACTCATGGGTCCGAATGGCTCAGGAAAGTCGACGACTGTGAATCTCATCACTGGCATCTATACGCCGACGCAGGGGCAGGTGCTGGTCTTTGGTGAAAGCGTGAACAAGGTGAGCCCTCACCGGCGTTCGCTTTTGGGAGTGGCTCGCACATTTCAGAACTTGCAACTCTTTGGCGATCTGACGGTGCTTGAAAATGTGCTTGTTGGTTTGCATAACCACTATCGCTCCAGTCTCTGGGCGATTTTGTTGGGGCTTCCGAAGGTGCGTAAAGAAGAACTGCGCTATCAAGCGGAAGCTTACAAATGGCTTGAGTTTGTCGGCATCGCGCACTTGGCGGAAGAGAAAGCCAAGAATCTTGCCTATGGGCAGGCCCGACGGCTTGAGATCGCCCGTGCGCTAGCCTTGCGGCCGAAGTTACTGTTGCTTGATGAGCCGGCGGCGGGACTTACTTCGAAAGAGATCCAGGAGTTCAATTCTGTGATCATGAAAGTGAAACAAGAAGGCATGGCGGTTCTTTTGATTGAACATCATATGGAGATGATGATGCAGATTTCAGATGAAATCACCGTACTGGATTTCGGCAAAAAAATCGCCGGGGGTTCTCCTCGCGAGGTTCAGAAAAATCCCCTCGTGATTCAGGCTTACTTAGGAAAAGAAGGAGCCGAGCATGCTGGAGGTTAAAAATCTGATTGTAAACTACGGCGGCATTCAGGCGCTCAAAGGAGTTTCACTCTGGGTTCAGCCCGGAGAATTGGTCGCACTGATTGGGGCCAATGGGGCCGGAAAGACTTCTCTGCTTAGATCCATCTCTGGACTTGTCACTCCGCGCGAGGGAACTGTCGCTCTGTTTGGTAAATCTGTTGCAGAAATCCCACCCCACAAAAGAGTTGAGTGGGGGCTTGCGCATTGCCCAGAAGCTCGGCACGTCTTTGCGCAACAGTCTGTTTACGACAATCTTGTTTTGGGCGCTTACATCCGCACCAAAAAAGAGAAAATGAAAGAGATCCAACAAACAATTGAAGAGATTTTTACGATCTTTCCAAAACTCAAAGAGCGCCAAAAGCAACTTGCGGGAACTCTTTCCGGTGGCGAGCAGCAGATGCTTGCGATTGGCCGGGCGCTGATGTTGAAGCCACGAATTTTGATGCTGGATGAGCCTTCCATGGGATTAGCTCCGGTGATTATTGATGAGGTCTTTCATGTCATCGAAAGAATCAAAGCGCGCAAAGAGGTCTCAATCCTGCTCGTTGAGCAACTGGCATATCGTGCGCTCAGTGTTGCTGATCGTGGTTACGTGTTAGAGCAAGGGCTCATACGCCTCGAGGGACCCGCGCAAGATCTGCTGACCAATCCCGAAGTGAAGGCCGCGTACCTCGGCGTTGCAAAATAAGTGTTAAAGATTCTAAACAACAGCCTCTTTATTGCACCTACAAGTGACAGAAATCGTCTCCTATTTGCTACAATCACATTATCGCACTTCGTTCGATAACAAAGTTTCTTAACATGAATAAGAGTAACGTTCGCGTTGTGTTTTTTCGCTAGTTTCATTCGGAAGAGACAGGCATACTGTGACTGTCTCCTTGGTGTTGTTTTAGGTTACGGCCCTGTCAGCAGAGTAGATGTTCAAGCGGAAGTTGGATACGGTTTCAGTGGTATACGGATGTTGAAGTTGTATGTTGTTTCGTCAGGGCCGTGTTTTTTTTCGCAATATCTTCTTAATTCCTCCCATTCTTAGTCATAAGTCACCCGTAGAATAACAGTGTTAAAAGCTGTGCTTTTGCTTGGGGGTTCTTATGAGATACATGCCCACGATTCGCTCCGGGCGTAGCAGTTCGGGCAGTCACAAAATCCTGGCACGCTTTGATGATTTTTTTAATCGCTTTGAAAAAGCCTACTTCGATCATCAACGAGAACTCGCTGAGCATGAGAACGAAGCTCTGAGCGCCTTTATCCCCGATGTCGATGTTGAAGAATCAGAAACGATGTTTCTGATCACAGTGGATATTCCTGGCTTGAAAAGCAACGAGGTCCGTATTGACTTGAGTGGCAGTCAATTGCGAATCTCCGGCGAACGCCGACGCGCCACCCATGCCGACAATGAAAGTTACTACGAGCGCGCACACGGGAAGTTTCAACGAAGCTTCACCATTCCAGACAATATCGATACCAACAAGATCACAGCTCATTTTGATGACGGCGTCCTTAGGGTACTGCTGCCAAAACTGCATCTCACGGAGTTTCAAGAAATCAAAGTTATATAACAACGGAGAGACCTATGTTGAACGATCGATTTAAAATGAAAAAAATAATCTGGTCCATTGATGCTTTTGAAGAAAAAGAAGACCTTCAGGAGAAAGCAGCAAGGGTCCTGGGGGTCTTCCAGAATAAGACTTACGCGCAAATCGAGCCGGTGTTTGTGCTGGGCTCGACAGAAATGAACTGGCCGGTGGATTACAGCACCGAATGGATGCGCGAGTTTCAACAAAACCTGCGCGTGCACCTCGAAGAGGTGCTGCTCACGACCGGCTTTCCGCACATTCTGACTCCGAAGATTCTGGTGGAACCTTTGGCTTCAACGGCGGCGGCGGTTGAAACACTGCTGGATTACGCTAGTAAGCAACACGCCGATATGATTATTGTCAGCAGTCACGGGCGAAAAGGCCTTGATCGGTTCTTCTTAGGAAGTTTTGCTGAGACCTTGCTGGTTCACTCCTCAGTGCCTGTCTTGGTGATCGGGGCCGGGATTAAAATGGAGCCGCAGTTTAGTAAAATTCTTTTTCCGACGGAGTTCGGCGATTATGCGCGGGAAGTTTTTCGCAGAACAGTGTCAGCGGCAAAACAAATGAACGCGTCTGTCACGATTTATCATGCAGTGCCGATGCCGGCGCGTATCGTGATGGATTCGGGGTACTATCCTTCGCTTTACGGTGTTGAAGGTGAAATGGTTTCGCTCGAAGACTTCTTGCGCATTCAAGCGGATCATCAAAAGAAGCGTGCGCAGAACTGGGCCGATTGGGCGAAGTCTGAAGGCGTGCTATGCGAAATTCTCATCGAAACCGTCGGTGAGCAAGTCGACGATCTGATTTGCCGTCAAGCGACGACCACAGGTTCCGATCTCATCATCATGGAAGGGCAGAGTGGGCCGATTAAGGTCGCGCTCCTCGGCAGTATCGCCCGTAACGTCGTGCGCGCGGCTCCGTGCCCTGTGCTGGTCTTCCCACGCAATGCGCTTATTGAAAAAGAAAAAGAGGGCGCACCGATCGAAGCCGAGGAAAGCACTTCGGTGAACCGGGAGCCTTCTGTGGATTTAGGCTTTGCCAACAAACTGACGGACTCGCGGGATTTTGAGATTTAAGAGTTGCCAGGGTTTTGCCATGGGGCTACAAAAAACCTATGGCAAATCTACTTGTGACAAATATCAGCGAGTTATTGACCCTAGCCCCAGCGATGGCAAAGGAAGGCCGCAAGGTCACCGAGTCTGATCTGGGAATTGCGCAACAGCAAGCGATGTATATTGAGAAGGGCCGTATCGCCTGGATCGGTCCTCACAAGAAAATTCCTAAAGATTTAGCCAAGAAGAAACTTAAAGAAATTTCCGCAAAAGGCAGGACCGTTTTACCGGGCCTTGTCGAGTGTCATACTCATTTGGTTTTTGCCGGCAGCCGTGCGGCTGAGTTTGAGCTTCGCAATAATGGTGTGAGCTATCAAGAAATCGCAAAAAAAGGCGGCGGCATTCTTTCAACGATGAAGCAAACCCGTGCAATGCCCGTAGCGCAGATGAAAGTGCTTTCGCAAAAGCGCGCGGATATCTTTGCCGGTCAAGGTGTGACGACTCTTGAAATCAAGTCAGGCTATGCGTTGGATGAAAAAAACGAATTGAAAGTTTTAAAGGTGGCAAAGTCGCTTGCAGGCCCGCGGATTGTGACGACCTTCTTGGGCGCGCACGCAAAACCTCCCGAGTTTGACTCTTACAAGGCTTATCTGGATTTTTTGAAAGAAAAAGTTCTGCCTCAGGTGAAAAAGCAGAAGCTTTCAAATCGCGTCGATATCTATGTCGAAAACGGTTTCTTCGATAAAGACGACTCCCGCGAGTTTTTAAAAGCAGCTCAATCCTTGGGTTTTCAAGTTCTCATGCACGCCGATCAGCTCACTCTCAGTGGTGGAGCTGATCTTGGTGTGGAGTTGGGAGCTCTGTCGGGCGATCACTTGATTCAGATTGGGAATGCGCAGATTCAGAAACTTGCCAAGTCACAGGTGACTTGTGTTTTGTTGCCGGCGGCAGACTTATATATGAGATGTAAATATCCACCGGCGCGTGAGTTGATTGATAGCGGTGCGCGCGTGGCCTTGGCGACGGACTTCAACCCGGGGACCTCTCCCACGCAGGATGTGAACCTGGTGGGGCTGCTGGCGCGCTTAGAAATGAAGATGACTCTGCCTGAAGTGATCGCGGCCTACACGGTGGGCGGCGCTTATGCGCTCAATCTGCAATCTGAGGTCGGTTCTTTGGAGCTTGGCAAGAGTGCTGATTTTATGTGCATCGATTCTGACTGGCGGCAGTTGTTTTACTCCATCGGCGAGCGTTCCCCGACCTTGGTCTACCAGAGTGGAAACAAGATCTTTTAGAATTCTTAACAGAACTAAATAACGCATTGATTCCTAAAATTTAAGATTCTTAAAAAAGGTTTGAAAAAGGGAACCAAGTATTCCTAGTCTTAGAAATTGAAAGATATTTCTAGAGGGGAAAAATAATCATGAAGTCGTCTTATTCTACTTTGATGCAGTCGAAGTTTTTTAACCCGGCTTTCAATTCAGCCATCTTCGACGGACCGATTCGTATCTATTTTGCTCAATTCCACGAATCTTTGGCATTGAAGATCTACTTCATGATCCAACAGAAGCTGAATAACGAAGTGGCGCGCGCTAAAGAGATTTCAAAGGCCACCGGCGCAAATATCCTTGTGATGGTTTATCCTTCTGAAGAAAGCTTCCTCATGTCTTTTGAAAGTCAAAATCAAACGGCTCATCCACTGGCTTTAGAAAAGTGGAATGAAGATGTGGTTGTGGGCCTTCGAGGCCCTTTGGAAGACAATCATCTCGATCTTTTGGTTGAAACCATCGGTTTAGCGATTCAAAATTGGAAACCTTCTCTCAAAGCGGTCTCTGAGCTTCAGCACGAAGCTTAATTCAATGAAAACAAAATCCCTGACAAACAGACGCGGTCAAGTGGTGGTGGAGTACGTTTTACTCCTCGTCATCGCTGTGGCGGTGGCGGCCTTGATCACGAAGGAACTCGTGCGTCGCGACCCGGACTCTCCGGGAGTTCTTATTAAAAAATGGGATGATATTCTCAAAGAGATCGGCAGCGATCTTCCTGACAAATCTAATTAGTTATAAAAAATCGAACAAAGACCCGGCTCTTCGTCGTAGAAATTCCCCGACGTAGGATTTGGAGTTTCTCAAATTTGCACTCCCGGCCTGTTAAGAAATCTTTTCCGGCCGATAAAAGTTTATATGTTTTGGCGTCGGTTTGTTTGTCTTTTTTCAATGTCTATGATGATGGCTGGGTGCGGAGCCGGGACGGGGAAAAATCCTCATCCTGAAGATCTGCTGGCGCAGATCGTGCCGTATTGGGTGAGCATCACTTACACGCTCAATGGTCAGAAAGAAGAGTTGATGCCACCGTACCTGGTGACTCAGGCGATCTTTGCCGATGCTGCGACCGGGACTTGCACGGGGAACACGATGGAGGTCGTCTTCTCCGGCGGCTACAATCCTGAAAAAGTTTTTAATCTTGTGATGACGGGTGTGGATGCGACTTCGAGTTTTTCGGGAGGCAGTTTTTCTTTTACGGCGTGTATGTCGCCTGGAGTGGCGGCGGCGATCACGATCACGGCCTATGACAAAGACGGCAAGGCGATTCGCTCGCCATTGACTGTGTCAGTGGCGGCAATGACGGCCACGAAAACCTTGGGCTACGGACATCCGCGCTATCCCAACACGGGTTTTGAGGTTGTTGCAGCTGGTAAGCAAACCACCAATGGCACCGTCGTTATGACGAATATCGCAGCTAAGAAAACCACGTCGACGGGAAATACGGGCTATACCATGGATACGGGCTTCGTAATGGGAGTTGTGCATGAGTAAATTCTTTTTTCTTTTAACTTTTATTTTCGCCGCTCAGTCTGCATCAGCGCAGTATTTTAATAATCGCGCAGTGGTACAAGGTTATCTGAAACAAGGTACGACGGCTTTGAATGATACAGCTGGTTTTCCGATGCGCTTTATTGTGAAGCGCGGAACGACAGAGGTTTGGTGCCAGACATCTTCTTCGTCAGTGCCGGTGGTGAATGGTGTTTTCAATGTGGTGTTATCTGGCAATGCGAATTGTGACTCTTTAACAGCGGCGTTGAGCCCGTCGGTGTTTTCACATACGGCGAACACAGATACTTTCACCTTTGATGTGGTGGTTGATATCTTGAAAGACGGCTTTGGCGGCGCGGATGATGCCACGTTCGCGGGGATTGATATCGTCTCTTCACCCATGGCGATGTATGCGAATGCTGCGAATTCGGCACTCACTGCGGTGACAGCCACCAATGCCACCAATGCGACGAATGCAACAACGGCGACGACAGCAACGACGGCAGGTAATGTGACCGGCACCGTGGCCTTAGCCAATGGGGGTACGGGAGCAACGACGGCGGCGGCTGCAAGAGCGGCTTTGGGCTTGGGCTCACTTGCCACCGTGAATACTTCCGGTGTTGCCACTCAGTATTTGAAAGGTGATGGGACTTGGGGAACTCCGGCCAGTGCGCCGGTGACGAGTGTGGCAGGCCGTACAGGGGCTGTGACACTGACAACGGCGGATGTCAGCGGCCTTGGAACTTCGGCGACAATGACAGCAACTGCGTTTGCACAATCAGCGAATAATCTTTCAGATCTTGCCGATGCAGCCACTGCTCGGGGGAATTTGAATGCGGCTGCAAAAGGTGCCAACACCGATATTACCTCCGTGGCTTTAACAGGAGCAGGCACTGCTTTAGCAGTCACTAATAATGCTACGATCGGCGGCACACTGACGGTGACAGGAACTCTGAGTGCGAACCTCACTGGCAACGTCACTGGAAATTTGACCGGGGTCGCACGCCAGGCCTCTTCGCGAGTGGCTCTGGCAACCACGGGGAGTGGGACCGCGTATGTTCTGACGAACACAGTGGGCATTGCCACAGGACCGGTTGCGGGCACCATGGTCAGCTTTAAGTTTCATACAACCAACACTGGAGCGGCGACATTGAACGTCGATGGCACCGGCGCAAAGAGTCTTTTCAGCAAACGTCGTGGTGTGGCCGTGTCGGCAGGAGACTTGGTCTCTGGCAGCTTTGTGACGGCTGTATATGATGGCACAAACTGGGTTGTGGATATTCCGGATCTTTACTTCACAGCTTCTAGTTTAAGTTGTGGAACTTCGGTGACGGCAAATCAAACGGCCAACTGCACGGCGATTACGGCGGCGAATGTGAACGCCGGGGACTTGGTCCAGTGTTCACCGAGCGCAGATCCAAATTCTAAAGTCCAATGGAGTGCCTTTGCAACCGCGGGTAGCATCACCATCCGGGTGGGTTGTAATAATAATACCAGTGCCTGCACGATGACGGCGGTAAACTGGAAATGCATTGTTATGAAATAGGCCTTGTTTTTCCGCCGGAAACTTCATCAAATAAAGTCATGCAAATAAAACAAGTGGATATCTTGATTGTCGGAGCTGGCATCATCGGCAGCTCTATTGGTGCGGAGCTCTCTCGTCGTGGCGCAAAGGTTTGTGTCATCGATAAAGGCACCGTCGGCAAAGGTTGTTCTTACGGAAACGCAGGCTGGATGACTCCGTGTTTTGCGATGCCTCTGCCGATGCCGGGCATGCTTTTAAAATCTATGAAATGGCTGATGGACCCGCAAAGTCCGCTGTATATTAAGCCCTCTTTCTCGTGGGACTTGGCTTCGTGGATGATGAGCTTTCTTAAAGCCATGAACGAAACACAAGCCCGCCGCGCGGTGGAGTGCTTGGTGGTGTTGTCGCAAAAGAGCCTCGAAGAATACCAGAAGCTCGGGCAGAAATATCCCGAGATCCGCTTTGAACAAAAAGGCCTCTTGATGGTCAGCCGTACGGAAGCTGGTGTGGCTTCTGCCGTCGAAGAACTCAATTATGTGAAAAACCTCGGCGTGCCGGGAAAAGTTTTAAATAGCGATGACATTCAAGCGATGGAGCCGGCCTTGAAGGCGCCGCTCTTGGGTGGCGTATACTTCTCGCACGAAGCGATGGCGGAGCCTTTCTTGGTTGTGCAAGCGATGGCGCAAGAAATCCGCAGCCACGGTGGTGAGATTTTAGAAAACACCGAACTTCACGACATGGTTGTGAATAACGGCAAGATCGAAAAAGTTCTAACTTCGGCAGGCGAGATCCATGCAAAGCAAGTCATCGTCGCCACCGGCAGCTGGTCGAAGAGCATGGCAAAGATGCTGCGCCTTCGCGTGCCGATTTTGGGTGGCAAGGGTTATGCGATGATCGTTCCGAAACTTGAAAAGCAACCGCAGTATCCGATGATGCTGGTTGAAAAAAAGATCGCGATCACGCCTCGCCAAAACACGTTGCGCATTGCCGGGACTTTGGAGCTCGTCGATCAGGATTTCTCTATCACCCAAAAGCGCGTTGAAAACATCAAGCGTGGCGCCCGTGAATTCCTGCATCTGCCGGAAGAGTTGCAAGTGCAAGAGCTCTGGGCGGGACTTCGTCCATGCACGCCAGACGGTGTGCCATTGATCGGCCGTCATGACCGGATCAATAACCTTGTGCTGGCAGTAGGGCATCAAATGCTCGGCCTGCAAAGTGGATCGGGCACGGGCTTACTCGTTGCGGATGTGGTTGAAAATAAAACGCCGTTCGTTGATATGGGTGTGTTGAATCCGAACCGGTTTTAAGGTTTAAGTCTAGATATATACATATTCTTGTTTGTAAACATTGAGTTGCATTGTCCACTCATTGGATAATGTAATTGTGATACGTAATATTCTCACACGTATAAATTTTGGAATTGAAAGACGAAATCCTGCTATCGATTTCCTCCGCGGTCTTTCAATTTTCGTTGTCGTTCTGCTTCACTTCGGAATGTATTATACGTCAGAAGTTCCAGGGGTTCCCAGAGTCTTTTCTTTTGCATATTGGGGGTATTTTGCAAGAAATGGCTATCTCGGAGTTTCTGCATTCTTTGTCATCTCAGGTTATTTAATCACAAGTAGGTCATTGGCTCGTTTTCAAGATCTTTCTCTGATCAAGTTTGACGATTTTTATAGCTCTCGCTTTGCACGAATAGCTCCGCCCTTATTGCTTTTAGTAGGTGTGAATTTGTTACTGTACTATCTTGATGAGCCGGGATTTCAGATTCAGAACCTCGATAAGTTTGCCGCATGGGAAATTTTTGTGGGTGCAGTCACAATGCGTCTGAATCTCTATTGGAGCCCGTCCGTCACCGGACTTGGGCTCGGAGTTTTGTGGTCTCTGTCTATAGAGGAGGCTTTCTATGTGGGCTTTCCTATTCTCGCAAAAATTACTAGAAAACTGGCAGTGCTGGTTGCATCGCTAATTGGCCTTGTTGTGTATGCACTAGTTCACAGGTATCAAACATCTTATCCTGAAACCTTCTTTGGGTATTTTAGTTGTTTTGATATGCTTGCCTTTGGCTCTCTCGCTGCGATCTTTCAGAATAGATTTCCGAAATTTAAGACGAAGATGCAAAAGCCCTGGTTAAATATTTTTGCACTTATCTGCATGATCATATTTTACATTTCTCATCATGATCGTGAGTGGGAAGTGTGGGGCTCAAGTGTCTTCGGTCCAATGGTTGTACTGTTCATTCTTTCCGCGGCTCCTCAAGGAGACTCTAAAATGTATACAGGATGGTTCTCTCGGTTGATGCGGGTAATGGGCCTTTATTGCTATGAAATCTATTTGCTTCACATTGTAGTGATTCAATTGACGACACACTATGTTTTTCCAGAGTTGAATTCCACAGACTTCTTTAAAGGAGCAGTGGACATTTTCTTCTTTTTGGTGTGGGGAATAACTCTCGTAATATCAATTCTGATAGCGGAGTATTTTTCAGAACCTGCGCGCCAGTTTTGCTTACGAATGTATCGGCGTCTTCATGCAAAGTATTTAACCACAGAAACGGACTTTCAAGTTCTTCGTGAATAAAGAAAAACCCCGAGTGATCGGGGTTTTTTGCTTTCTAGCGACCGTGATGTGGGCCTGGCATGATCGGGCCATGGCCTGGGCCGTGAATTGGATGGTGCGGGTGATGTGGCGGTGGAGGAGGAGGTGGTGGACGATGCGGACCATGATGAGGTGGGCGGAAAGCGTCGAAAGCGAAAGCGCCTCCGCTCATTGCTGTCACGAACAAGAAAACGGCTAAGAAAGATTTTTTCACATGTTCCCCTTGGTTGGTGTTGAGTGCGACAAATTTTGTCGACGTTCATTTTCTAGCAAAGGGCCTTTTGTTGAATCAATGAAACAATGGTGGAATCACTTCCAGAATTCTCGTGAGTGTGCGTTCATTTGCCAAGCATAATGGCACCAGCAAAAAACAATTATGGAAGGGTGTTTTGATTCTAAGCGAATCATTTGAGAAACTAAGGAATAGTGGAAGATAACGTCATCTCAAATCGATGCACTTTTAAGTAGGTCATCTTGGGACGAGAGGATTCACCGTCGAAACTCGTCTTATCTAGGAAGCTCTCAAAAGGGGGTTCCTATGCGGATCGTAACTTTAGTTGTTATTGCACTTCTTATTACGGGTATTAGTTTCGCTGACGATCGTTTGGATCAAGTTCCTGCTATGTCCGGTAAAGTTGAAATTATGGATCAGCTCGGACTGATACAGCACGCAGACCCTACGGCGCGAGTGATGATTCCGCCACGAAAGAAAACTCAGAAGGCGGCTCCTCCTGTGCAAGTCAGAATTCACCACTTGGCTGATATCATGACGGATGGGGATTAGAACAAAGACTTTCTTTTGCGAAGCTCGTTGTGAAGAGCGGCTTGCATTTTTTCCTGGATTTCATCGCAAATATCGCGGATGAGATTCATATCCGTCGTGGCTTTCTTGCCGTACGGAAGCTGAATGGGCTCAAGAAAAATAATTTTCCATTTCACCGGCAGTGGTACTACATTGAGTGGCAGTGGAATCACCAGGCCTTTTAAAAATTTGGTGAGCTTAAGCTGGCTCAAGTTGATTTGACTTTCTTCAGCGCCGATCACCAGACATGGAACAATGGGGGCGCCGGTTTCTAAAGCCATGCGCACAAAACCGCGACGGAACTCTTGCAGCTCGTACATCTTTTGTGTCGGTTTAAAGTTGCCAGCTTCGCCCTCTGGAAAGATCACGATCAAATGGCTCTTTTTTAGCTCCGCTACGCCGTTGCTGTAAGTGGCTTCGGTAAAGCCCATTTTCTGTGCGGGCAGGGCGGTGGTCTTCGTCAAGAACCAGAAATGATGGGTGAGGACGCGGGGAATGCGCTTGGCGTTCTGTGCGAGGATGTGCGCAAGAAGTGCCGCATCAATTCCCATATAGCCCGAGTGGTTGGGGGCGACAATCACAGGTCCTTTGCGGGGTATGTTCTCTAGGCCCTCGATTTCCAAGCGGAAATATTTACGGACGAGCTCCATCAGCCAACGCGGAAGAACGCGAAAGAGCAACACATCCCGATCGAGATTCTTCAGATTAAAAACTTTTTCGTTGGGTTTCCTAAAAAAATTTATCATGATGGTTGGTGCCCAGGGAGTTTGTCTATGTCTCGTTATATCATTTCCATTGATCAAGGTACAACTAGCACGCGTACAGCGATTGTGAACCAAGCCGGAGGTCTCGTCGGTCAGCAGAACGAAGATTTCCGCCAAATATTCCCGCAACCGGGTTGGGTCGAGCATGACCCTGAAGATATCTGGAAGACAACGCTCAATACTCTGAAGAAAACCATGGAGCAGACTCGCATTCGCGGGGATCAGATTGCCGCAATCGGCATTACGAATCAAAGAGAAACCGTGGTTGTGTGGGATCGCAAAACCGGCAAGCCGATTTACAACGCCATCGTGTGGCAATGTCGTCGGACGCAGGACGTTTGTGAGAAATTGAAACGTAATAATAAAGAAAAAGTCATCAACAAGAAAACGGGCCTAGTGATCGATCCGTATTTCTCAGCGACAAAGATCCAATGGATCTTAAAAAACGTCCCAGGCGCCAAAGAGCGTGCTCGCAAGGGTGAACTTGCGGCGGGCACGATTGATACGTTCTTGCTGTGGCGTCTTACGGGCGGCGAGTCGCACAAGACGGATGTCAGCAATGCTTCGCGCACGATGCTAATGAATATTCACACGGGCTGGTGGGACGACGAATTGCTGAAGCTCTTCGAA is a window encoding:
- a CDS encoding acyltransferase family protein; translated protein: MINFFRKPNEKVFNLKNLDRDVLLFRVLPRWLMELVRKYFRLEIEGLENIPRKGPVIVAPNHSGYMGIDAALLAHILAQNAKRIPRVLTHHFWFLTKTTALPAQKMGFTEATYSNGVAELKKSHLIVIFPEGEAGNFKPTQKMYELQEFRRGFVRMALETGAPIVPCLVIGAEESQINLSQLKLTKFLKGLVIPLPLNVVPLPVKWKIIFLEPIQLPYGKKATTDMNLIRDICDEIQEKMQAALHNELRKRKSLF